One genomic segment of Mesoterricola silvestris includes these proteins:
- a CDS encoding ABC transporter ATP-binding protein: MTCIEVENLHVAYGSIRALHGIDLVIQEGEIVSLLGANGAGKSTTLRALSRMIPFREGDIRFRGRSVRDLPAHRLVALGMAHVPEGRGIFPSLTVRENLALGAWTQKDGARVRQAYDQVFGIFPRLAERLSQQGGTLSGGEQQMLAVGRALMTGCRLMLLDEPSMGLSPLLVKEVFKALQAINAQGTTILLVEQNAHMALKIAHRGYVLENGRLVLEGAAEDLAKDPRVKEAYLGG, translated from the coding sequence ATGACCTGCATCGAGGTGGAGAACCTGCACGTGGCCTACGGCTCCATCCGGGCCCTGCACGGCATCGACCTGGTCATCCAGGAGGGGGAGATCGTTTCGCTGCTGGGCGCCAACGGGGCCGGCAAATCCACCACCCTCCGGGCCCTTTCCCGCATGATCCCCTTCCGCGAGGGGGATATCCGCTTCCGGGGCCGCAGCGTGCGGGACCTGCCCGCCCACCGCCTGGTGGCCCTGGGCATGGCCCACGTGCCCGAGGGCCGAGGCATCTTCCCCAGCCTCACCGTGCGGGAGAACCTCGCCCTGGGGGCCTGGACCCAGAAGGACGGCGCCCGGGTGCGCCAGGCCTACGACCAGGTCTTCGGCATCTTCCCGCGCCTGGCCGAGCGCCTTTCCCAGCAGGGCGGCACCCTCTCCGGCGGCGAGCAGCAGATGCTGGCCGTGGGCCGCGCCCTCATGACAGGCTGCCGCCTGATGCTCCTGGACGAGCCGTCCATGGGCCTGTCCCCCCTCCTGGTGAAGGAGGTCTTCAAGGCCCTGCAGGCCATCAACGCCCAGGGCACGACGATCCTCCTGGTGGAGCAGAACGCCCACATGGCCCTGAAGATCGCCCACCGGGGATATGTCCTGGAAAACGGGCGCCTGGTGCTGGAGGGCGCCGCGGAGGATCTGGCGAAGGATCCGCGGGTGAAGGAGGCCTACCTGGGGGGGTAG
- a CDS encoding GH1 family beta-glucosidase — protein MAFPPDFLWGVSTSAYQIEGSPLADGAGPSNWHRFCRPGGAGAHLAPGGDVACDHYHRWREDIALMKELGFQSYRFSVSWSRVLPGGRGPVNPAGLDFYAKLVDGLLEAGIRPLITLFHWDLPAALEDRGGWLDPDLPGRFADYAHTVASALSDRVEMWSTLNEPWVVMHEGHLQGSHPPGHRDFRELPRVSHNLLLAHGLGVQACRAAGARTVGLVVNIEPKHPATDRPADVAAAARADAYMNRHYLDPVFFGRYPEEFPALFGEAWPAFPEADFRTIQEPIDYLGLNYYSRGITRHDPAVPFGQWSSVPHPSHLRTDMDWEVYPEGLTETLLWLQDRYGPIPVYVNENGAAFPDPATAPPGGVRDPLRVEYFRTHLQAVLSAMARGADVRGYSAWSLLDNFEWALGYAKRFGIVHVDYETLKRTPKASARFLSEVVRSNGQVLG, from the coding sequence ATGGCCTTCCCTCCGGATTTCCTCTGGGGCGTCTCCACCTCGGCCTACCAGATCGAAGGGTCCCCCCTGGCCGACGGCGCGGGGCCCAGCAACTGGCACCGCTTCTGCCGCCCCGGCGGGGCCGGCGCCCACCTCGCCCCCGGCGGCGACGTGGCCTGCGACCACTACCACCGCTGGCGGGAGGATATCGCGCTGATGAAGGAACTGGGCTTCCAGTCCTACCGGTTCAGCGTCTCCTGGAGCCGGGTCCTCCCCGGCGGGCGGGGCCCCGTGAACCCGGCCGGACTCGATTTCTACGCCAAGCTGGTGGATGGCCTCCTGGAGGCCGGGATCCGGCCCCTGATCACCCTCTTCCACTGGGATCTCCCCGCCGCCCTGGAGGACCGGGGCGGCTGGCTCGACCCCGATCTCCCGGGCCGCTTCGCCGACTACGCCCACACCGTGGCCTCGGCCCTTTCGGACCGGGTGGAGATGTGGTCCACCCTCAACGAGCCCTGGGTCGTCATGCACGAGGGCCACCTCCAGGGCTCCCACCCCCCCGGCCACCGGGATTTCCGGGAACTCCCCCGGGTCTCCCACAATCTCCTCCTCGCCCACGGCCTGGGTGTCCAGGCCTGCCGCGCCGCCGGCGCGCGCACCGTGGGCCTGGTGGTGAACATCGAGCCCAAGCACCCCGCCACGGACCGCCCCGCCGACGTCGCCGCCGCGGCCCGGGCCGACGCCTACATGAACCGGCACTACCTGGACCCCGTCTTCTTCGGGCGCTACCCGGAGGAGTTCCCCGCGCTCTTCGGGGAGGCCTGGCCCGCGTTCCCCGAGGCCGACTTCAGGACCATCCAGGAACCCATCGACTACCTGGGCCTCAACTACTACAGCCGGGGCATCACCCGCCACGACCCCGCCGTCCCCTTCGGCCAGTGGTCCAGCGTCCCCCACCCCAGCCACCTGCGCACCGACATGGACTGGGAGGTGTACCCCGAAGGCCTGACCGAGACCCTCCTGTGGCTCCAGGACCGCTACGGCCCCATTCCGGTCTACGTCAACGAGAACGGCGCCGCCTTCCCGGACCCCGCCACCGCCCCCCCCGGCGGCGTGCGGGACCCCCTCCGGGTTGAGTATTTCCGCACCCACCTCCAGGCCGTGCTCAGCGCCATGGCCCGGGGCGCCGACGTGCGCGGCTACTCCGCCTGGTCCCTGCTGGACAATTTCGAATGGGCCCTGGGCTACGCCAAGCGCTTCGGCATCGTCCACGTGGACTACGAAACCCTCAAGCGCACCCCCAAGGCCAGCGCGCGCTTCCTGTCGGAGGTGGTGCGCTCCAACGGCCAGGTCCTGGGGTAG
- a CDS encoding ABC transporter ATP-binding protein — protein MTVLRLENLTKTFGGLTAVAGFSLDLGARDIQGVIGPNGAGKTTTFNLLTGVYPPDSGTMTLGDLDLTRLSPDAIARAGIARTFQNIRLFARMTVLDNIAMALHASAGYRFWEAALRTGPFRRREAELRATSLEHLERFGLADSRDELAGSLPYGEQRRLEIARALATGPRVLLLDEPAAGMNPREVEQLIRLIRKVHEDFPLAILLIEHQLPVVMELCGRVQVLDFGQTIASGAPRDVVRDPLVIEAYLGVEEP, from the coding sequence ATGACCGTGCTGCGCCTGGAGAACCTCACCAAGACCTTCGGCGGCCTCACCGCCGTGGCCGGCTTCAGCCTCGACCTGGGCGCCCGGGACATCCAGGGCGTCATCGGCCCCAACGGCGCCGGCAAGACCACCACCTTCAACCTGCTCACCGGCGTCTATCCCCCGGACAGCGGCACCATGACCCTGGGGGACCTGGACCTCACCCGCCTCTCCCCGGACGCCATCGCCCGGGCCGGCATCGCCCGCACCTTCCAGAACATCCGGCTCTTCGCGCGGATGACGGTGCTGGACAACATCGCCATGGCCCTCCACGCCTCGGCCGGGTACCGGTTCTGGGAGGCCGCGCTCCGCACGGGTCCCTTCCGGCGCCGGGAGGCGGAGCTGCGGGCCACGAGCCTGGAGCACCTGGAGCGCTTCGGCCTCGCGGACAGCCGCGACGAACTGGCCGGAAGCCTGCCCTACGGCGAGCAGCGGCGCCTGGAGATCGCCCGGGCCCTGGCCACGGGCCCCCGGGTGCTCCTCCTGGACGAGCCCGCCGCGGGCATGAACCCCCGGGAAGTGGAGCAGCTCATCCGGCTCATCCGGAAGGTGCACGAGGATTTCCCCCTGGCCATCCTCCTCATCGAGCACCAGCTCCCCGTGGTGATGGAACTGTGCGGAAGGGTCCAGGTGCTGGACTTCGGCCAGACCATCGCCTCCGGCGCCCCCCGGGACGTGGTGCGGGACCCGCTGGTGATCGAGGCCTACCTCGGCGTGGAGGAGCCATGA
- a CDS encoding TetR/AcrR family transcriptional regulator, which yields MENATHDTRTALLLSALACFAEHGFDGTSTRMIADHAQRPLSLLAHYFRNKEGMYLEVFQYLFETKLMRKGKPPIPDEGFQPRDKQDAIRILRELIHDLFADIVRDPRNQDPLHELGSRLWIQEVRAPRESLRPLLTQHLTPVAATMKSCIQTLRPDLSECEARFAGASIMGMMTGHGFMSGLNRVVWGESLNPASQFEACERLVDLALNGLLSGTRP from the coding sequence ATGGAAAACGCAACCCACGACACCCGCACGGCTTTGCTGCTTTCGGCCCTGGCCTGTTTCGCGGAGCACGGGTTCGACGGAACGAGCACCCGGATGATCGCGGATCACGCCCAGCGGCCGCTCTCCCTCCTGGCCCACTACTTCCGCAACAAGGAAGGGATGTACCTCGAGGTCTTCCAGTACCTCTTCGAGACCAAGCTCATGCGCAAGGGGAAGCCCCCCATTCCCGATGAGGGCTTCCAGCCCCGGGACAAGCAGGACGCCATCCGCATCCTGCGGGAGCTGATCCACGACCTCTTCGCCGATATCGTCCGGGACCCCCGGAACCAGGATCCGCTCCACGAACTGGGCTCCCGCCTCTGGATCCAGGAGGTGCGGGCCCCCCGGGAAAGCCTGCGGCCCCTGCTCACGCAGCACCTCACCCCCGTGGCCGCGACCATGAAGAGCTGCATCCAGACCCTCCGGCCCGACCTTTCGGAATGCGAGGCCCGCTTCGCCGGAGCCTCCATCATGGGCATGATGACGGGCCATGGCTTCATGAGCGGCCTGAACCGGGTGGTGTGGGGCGAAAGCCTGAACCCCGCCAGCCAGTTCGAGGCCTGCGAACGCCTGGTGGACCTGGCCCTGAACGGCCTGCTGAGCGGGACCAGGCCCTAA
- a CDS encoding branched-chain amino acid ABC transporter permease yields MGVLVQQLLNVAQLGAVYALIALGYSMVYGIIRLINFAHGDIFMLGGFLGLLIGVHLAWLPVYVMMPLAMVLTALAGVLVERVAYRRLRDANRMSVVITTLGVGIFLENLVRLAVGPETRQIRSGLPTGSVTWLQGHLGVYVTWDKVLIILVSLTLMAVLWLIVNRTLVGTAMRAVADAKDVVPLMGVNLNLIIAGTFAIGSALAAAGGIFYGQAYALDPYMGIDLGWKAFIAAVIGGIGSIEGAVLGSFLLAGVEVTTVAYLSSNLKNGIAFGLLILLLLVWPWGIMGKPAMRKV; encoded by the coding sequence ATGGGCGTCCTCGTCCAGCAGCTCCTCAACGTCGCGCAGCTGGGGGCCGTGTACGCCCTCATCGCCCTGGGCTACAGCATGGTCTACGGCATCATCCGCCTCATCAACTTCGCCCACGGGGACATCTTCATGCTGGGGGGATTCCTGGGGCTGCTCATCGGGGTGCACCTGGCGTGGCTGCCGGTGTACGTGATGATGCCCCTGGCCATGGTCCTCACCGCCCTGGCCGGGGTGCTGGTGGAGCGCGTTGCCTACCGCAGGCTGCGCGACGCCAACCGCATGTCCGTGGTCATCACGACCCTGGGCGTGGGGATCTTCCTGGAGAACCTGGTGCGCCTGGCCGTGGGCCCCGAGACCCGGCAGATCCGTTCCGGCCTGCCCACGGGCTCCGTGACCTGGCTGCAGGGGCACCTGGGGGTCTACGTCACCTGGGACAAGGTGCTGATCATCCTCGTGTCCCTCACCCTCATGGCCGTCCTGTGGCTCATCGTGAACCGGACCCTGGTGGGCACGGCCATGCGCGCCGTGGCCGACGCCAAGGACGTGGTGCCGCTCATGGGCGTGAACCTGAACCTGATCATCGCGGGCACCTTCGCCATCGGGTCCGCGCTGGCCGCGGCCGGGGGGATCTTCTACGGCCAGGCCTACGCCCTGGACCCGTACATGGGCATCGACCTGGGGTGGAAGGCCTTCATCGCCGCGGTCATCGGCGGCATCGGCTCCATCGAGGGGGCGGTGCTGGGTTCCTTCCTGCTGGCCGGCGTGGAGGTGACGACGGTGGCCTACCTCTCCTCCAACCTGAAGAACGGCATCGCCTTCGGCCTGCTGATCCTGCTTCTCCTGGTGTGGCCCTGGGGCATCATGGGCAAGCCCGCCATGAGGAAGGTGTAG
- a CDS encoding aldehyde ferredoxin oxidoreductase family protein, producing MIKGFAGRVLEVDLEARTAVFRPLDEAIARLYLGGKGYGTRLLYDLTPPGIDPLGPENPLIFATGPLNGSLAPQSNRFAVVCKSPLTGGIGSSACGGSFAFGMKKAGIDVLVVRGRSAGAVRLEIDGDADEVRFLDASDLWGLGTGAAQKALGKGMHHAVIGPGGENLVLYAGIVSDARIAGRCGVGAVMGSKRLKALSIQGTRKLDMEDEAGFKKYTQWVRQVFKGHPVLGEKLRRFGTMGIVNTTNGRNMIPTRNFQEGHHPDAMGLSGEYLEDHGLAGVRSSCLHCPVACGREVEVPGAGRVKGPEYETVGMMGTNLGVTDLEKVSHWNWMADELGLDTISLGVTLGFAMELQERGMLETGLRFGRAEGVAEMIEAIAHRRGLGDDLAQGTRRMSEKYGGKAFAMHVKGLELSAYDPRGSYAQGVEYATTNRGGCHVQGASMYFESTGPLTINPQNLKLKAELPVVQQNLACAVNSMVLCIFTTYGLIPRQVHALKPGGWTHRLARVIFENSGPAYRLIMGSKLLQVTWLDTWLSRITGLRFTPGHLQEIGARIFNLERMYNLREGLTGADDTLPERILREPLFKGMDSGHPLDQLLPRYYRIRGWDSHGVPLPETLRKLKVRT from the coding sequence GTGATCAAGGGATTCGCCGGGCGCGTGCTGGAGGTGGACCTGGAAGCGCGCACGGCGGTCTTCAGGCCCCTGGACGAGGCGATCGCGCGGCTGTACCTGGGGGGGAAGGGCTACGGCACCCGGCTCCTCTACGACCTCACCCCGCCGGGAATCGATCCCCTGGGGCCGGAGAATCCCCTCATCTTCGCCACGGGGCCCCTCAACGGATCCCTGGCGCCCCAGTCCAACCGCTTCGCGGTGGTGTGCAAGAGCCCCCTCACGGGGGGCATCGGCAGTTCGGCCTGCGGAGGCTCCTTCGCCTTCGGCATGAAGAAGGCCGGCATCGACGTGCTGGTGGTGCGGGGCCGGTCCGCGGGGGCGGTGCGCCTGGAGATCGACGGCGACGCGGACGAGGTGCGGTTCCTGGACGCCTCGGACCTCTGGGGCCTGGGCACCGGGGCCGCCCAGAAGGCCCTGGGCAAGGGGATGCACCACGCCGTCATCGGCCCCGGGGGGGAGAACCTCGTGCTCTACGCCGGCATCGTCTCCGACGCCCGCATCGCGGGGCGCTGCGGGGTGGGCGCGGTCATGGGCTCCAAGCGCCTCAAGGCCCTTTCCATCCAGGGCACCCGCAAGCTGGACATGGAGGACGAGGCCGGCTTCAAGAAATACACCCAGTGGGTGCGCCAGGTGTTCAAGGGCCACCCCGTCCTGGGCGAGAAGCTCCGGCGCTTCGGGACGATGGGCATCGTCAACACCACCAACGGCCGGAACATGATCCCCACCCGGAACTTCCAGGAGGGGCACCACCCGGACGCCATGGGCCTTTCGGGGGAGTACCTGGAGGACCACGGCCTGGCCGGGGTGCGCTCCAGCTGCCTCCACTGCCCCGTGGCCTGCGGCCGGGAGGTGGAGGTGCCCGGGGCCGGCCGGGTCAAGGGGCCCGAGTACGAGACCGTGGGGATGATGGGCACGAACCTGGGCGTCACCGACCTGGAAAAGGTGAGCCACTGGAACTGGATGGCCGACGAGCTGGGTCTGGACACCATCAGCCTGGGGGTGACGCTGGGCTTCGCCATGGAGCTCCAGGAGCGCGGCATGCTGGAGACGGGCCTGCGCTTCGGCCGCGCCGAGGGGGTGGCGGAGATGATCGAGGCCATCGCCCACCGGCGGGGCCTGGGCGACGACCTGGCCCAGGGCACCCGGCGCATGAGCGAGAAGTACGGCGGCAAGGCCTTCGCCATGCACGTCAAGGGGCTGGAGCTTTCGGCCTACGACCCCCGGGGCTCGTACGCCCAGGGCGTGGAGTACGCCACCACCAACCGCGGCGGCTGCCACGTGCAGGGGGCCAGCATGTACTTCGAGAGCACGGGCCCGCTCACCATCAACCCGCAGAACCTCAAGCTCAAGGCCGAGCTCCCGGTGGTGCAGCAGAACCTGGCCTGCGCGGTGAATTCCATGGTGCTGTGCATCTTCACCACCTATGGGCTCATCCCCCGGCAGGTGCACGCCCTCAAGCCCGGGGGCTGGACGCACCGGCTGGCCCGGGTGATCTTCGAGAACAGCGGGCCCGCCTACCGCCTGATCATGGGCAGCAAGCTCCTGCAAGTGACCTGGCTGGACACGTGGCTGTCGCGGATCACGGGCTTGCGCTTCACCCCCGGGCACCTCCAGGAGATCGGCGCGCGGATCTTCAACCTGGAGCGCATGTACAACCTGCGGGAGGGCCTCACCGGGGCCGACGACACGCTGCCGGAGCGCATCCTGCGCGAGCCCCTGTTCAAGGGCATGGATTCGGGCCACCCCCTGGACCAGCTCCTGCCCCGGTACTACCGCATCCGCGGCTGGGACAGCCACGGGGTGCCCCTGCCGGAGACCCTTCGAAAACTCAAGGTGCGCACATGA
- a CDS encoding ABC transporter substrate-binding protein, translating to MKRVFLLLPFLLVLAGCKPKADEVKIGVSAPLTGDISALGQSTRNAITLVQEECAAGIPLGGKQVKVRFLVEDDENKPEATATVFQKLISQDRVVAIIGSQSSKCSNAGAPIAEAARIPQVTPWSTNPNVTRGRKFIFRACFIDPFQGRVVAQFAIGKLKARTAAVVYDVASDYNKGIAEVFRDEFTRLGGKLVGYETYNTKDTDFSAQLTKIKGANPEVLFLPNYFNEVPLQAQQARKLGLTATLLGGDGWDNPELVKLGGAVMDGAYFSNHYSPDADSPVAKEFIAKYTARFKAVPDAAAALTYDSARLVLRAIGAAGKADPRAIRDALAATSGFQGVTGAISFAGSGDPVKGAVIIRIEKGRFVFDSAVNP from the coding sequence ATGAAACGTGTCTTCCTGCTCCTGCCCTTCCTCCTGGTCCTGGCCGGCTGCAAGCCCAAGGCGGACGAAGTGAAGATCGGCGTCTCGGCCCCGCTCACCGGGGACATCTCGGCGCTGGGGCAGTCCACCCGGAACGCCATCACGCTGGTGCAGGAGGAGTGCGCCGCCGGCATCCCCCTGGGCGGAAAGCAGGTGAAGGTGCGGTTCCTGGTGGAGGACGACGAGAACAAGCCCGAGGCCACGGCCACGGTCTTCCAGAAGCTCATCAGCCAGGACCGGGTCGTGGCCATCATCGGCTCCCAGTCCAGCAAGTGCTCCAACGCGGGCGCCCCCATCGCCGAGGCGGCGCGGATCCCCCAGGTGACGCCCTGGTCCACCAACCCCAACGTCACGCGGGGCCGGAAGTTCATCTTCCGGGCCTGCTTCATCGACCCCTTCCAGGGACGCGTGGTGGCCCAGTTCGCCATCGGCAAGCTCAAGGCCCGCACCGCCGCGGTGGTCTACGACGTGGCCAGCGACTACAACAAGGGCATCGCCGAGGTGTTCCGGGACGAGTTCACCCGCCTGGGCGGGAAACTGGTGGGCTACGAGACCTACAACACCAAGGACACCGACTTCTCGGCCCAGCTCACCAAGATCAAGGGCGCCAATCCCGAAGTCCTCTTCCTGCCCAACTACTTCAACGAGGTGCCCCTCCAGGCGCAGCAGGCCCGCAAGCTGGGGCTCACCGCCACGCTTCTCGGCGGGGACGGCTGGGACAACCCCGAGCTGGTCAAGCTGGGCGGCGCGGTGATGGACGGCGCCTACTTCTCCAACCACTATTCCCCCGACGCCGACAGCCCCGTGGCCAAGGAGTTCATCGCGAAGTACACCGCCCGGTTCAAGGCGGTGCCCGACGCCGCCGCGGCCCTCACCTACGATTCGGCGCGCCTGGTGCTGCGGGCCATCGGCGCCGCCGGCAAGGCCGATCCCAGGGCCATCCGGGACGCCCTGGCCGCCACCTCCGGCTTCCAGGGGGTCACGGGCGCCATCTCCTTCGCGGGCTCCGGGGACCCGGTGAAGGGCGCCGTGATCATCCGCATCGAGAAGGGCCGGTTCGTCTTCGACAGCGCGGTCAATCCCTGA
- a CDS encoding MoaD/ThiS family protein: protein MTVTLELTYDMAKALGTRALQVEGARTVAEALRAARERFAGREGDFERMAGVAAIAVNGVLVAHRREGVRLADGDLVTFVKTAAGG, encoded by the coding sequence ATGACCGTCACCCTCGAACTCACCTACGACATGGCCAAGGCCCTGGGCACCCGCGCCCTCCAGGTGGAGGGGGCCCGCACGGTGGCGGAGGCCCTCCGGGCGGCGCGGGAGCGGTTCGCCGGCAGGGAAGGGGACTTCGAGCGCATGGCCGGGGTCGCGGCCATCGCCGTGAACGGGGTCCTGGTGGCCCACCGCCGGGAGGGGGTCCGCCTCGCCGACGGGGACCTGGTCACCTTCGTGAAGACCGCCGCCGGAGGATGA
- a CDS encoding branched-chain amino acid ABC transporter permease, with the protein MGRARFWMVCAAALAASLLLQLAVDGGVLPDLLNPYYLHLLTVIGMNIILVASLNLLNGYLGEFALGHAGFMAVGAYTAALLATKVLPPAADLPPVVGPFCVLVVTLGGAMAAAALVGWLVGLLTFKTVGDYLAIITLGFNMIIVNAIQNLDFVGGPRGFTGIPKNTTFFAVAVCAVLTLAILRNLIQSSFGRVWVSIRENAIAAELMGVAVNRAKNMAFTVAAAFAGLAGGLWAQNQQFITPRSFDYIKTTEILVMLYLGGMASLSGSILGVVAYTVLMEVLRNLLSAFAPQLAEWRMLISPLILILIMLTRRYGLMGNREWSWLRPGRSA; encoded by the coding sequence GTGGGGCGCGCGCGTTTCTGGATGGTGTGCGCCGCGGCCCTGGCCGCGTCCCTCCTGCTGCAGCTGGCCGTGGACGGGGGCGTGCTCCCGGACCTGCTCAATCCCTACTACCTGCACCTGCTGACGGTCATCGGCATGAACATCATCCTGGTGGCCAGCCTGAACCTGCTCAACGGCTACCTGGGGGAGTTCGCCCTGGGGCACGCGGGGTTCATGGCGGTGGGGGCCTACACCGCGGCGCTGCTGGCCACGAAGGTGCTGCCCCCGGCCGCGGACCTGCCGCCGGTGGTGGGGCCCTTCTGCGTCCTGGTGGTGACCCTGGGCGGCGCCATGGCCGCCGCGGCCCTGGTGGGGTGGCTGGTGGGCCTGCTCACCTTCAAGACCGTGGGGGACTACCTGGCCATCATCACGCTGGGCTTCAACATGATCATCGTCAACGCCATCCAGAACCTCGATTTCGTGGGCGGGCCCCGGGGCTTCACGGGGATCCCGAAGAACACCACCTTCTTCGCGGTGGCGGTGTGCGCGGTGCTCACCCTGGCGATCCTGCGCAACCTCATCCAGTCCAGCTTCGGCCGGGTGTGGGTGTCCATCCGGGAGAACGCCATCGCCGCCGAGCTCATGGGCGTGGCCGTGAACCGCGCCAAGAACATGGCCTTCACGGTGGCCGCGGCCTTCGCGGGCCTGGCCGGGGGCCTCTGGGCGCAGAACCAGCAGTTCATCACTCCCCGCAGCTTCGATTACATCAAGACCACCGAGATCCTCGTGATGCTCTACCTGGGCGGCATGGCGAGCCTTTCCGGGTCCATCCTGGGGGTGGTGGCCTACACGGTCCTCATGGAGGTGCTGCGCAACCTCCTCAGCGCCTTCGCGCCCCAGCTGGCGGAATGGCGGATGCTCATCAGCCCCCTGATCCTCATCCTCATCATGCTCACCCGGCGCTACGGGCTCATGGGGAACCGGGAGTGGTCCTGGCTGCGCCCGGGGCGCTCCGCATGA